One genomic region from Prevotella sp. Rep29 encodes:
- a CDS encoding glutathione peroxidase encodes MKTIYEFSVKDRKGQDVSLRAYANEVVLIVNTATKCGFTPQYDELEKLYEKYHAEGFEVLDFPCNQFGQQAPGTDESIHEFCKLTFGTKFSRFKKVKVNGEDADPLFKFLKEQKGFAGWDMEHPIAHILDDMLSKEDPDYKEKSDIKWNFTKFLVNKKGQVVARFEPTEKIENIEKQIVELLKA; translated from the coding sequence ATGAAAACGATTTATGAATTCTCTGTCAAGGACAGAAAAGGACAAGACGTATCGCTCAGAGCATACGCAAACGAAGTTGTACTCATCGTTAATACCGCCACGAAATGTGGATTCACTCCGCAATATGACGAACTGGAAAAACTGTATGAGAAATATCATGCCGAAGGGTTTGAGGTGCTGGACTTCCCCTGCAACCAGTTCGGTCAGCAGGCACCAGGCACCGACGAGTCGATTCACGAGTTTTGCAAACTGACATTCGGGACGAAATTCTCGCGCTTCAAGAAAGTGAAAGTGAACGGTGAGGATGCTGACCCGCTCTTCAAATTCCTTAAAGAACAAAAAGGTTTCGCCGGTTGGGACATGGAACATCCGATAGCTCACATCCTCGACGACATGCTGTCGAAAGAAGACCCTGACTACAAGGAGAAATCAGACATCAAATGGAACTTCACCAAATTCCTTGTCAACAAGAAGGGACAGGTCGTTGCTCGTTTCGAACCGACAGAGAAGATAGAGAATATCGAGAAGCAGATTGTTGAACTGCTGAAAGCTTAA